In Psychrobacter immobilis, a single genomic region encodes these proteins:
- the ffh gene encoding signal recognition particle protein codes for MFDTLTERLSSSLRNIVGTGQLTEDNIKDTLREVRMALLEADVALPVTRDFVKRVKEQALGAEVLKELAPGQAFVKIVHDELTEMMGSANQQLEMTGKPPVVYLLAGLQGAGKTTTAGKLAKFLQERHKKKVMLVSADVYRPAAIAQLEQVAGQVNAKFVNSSSDENPIDIALRAIEEAKIQYQDILIIDTAGRLAIDETMMAEIKALTAAVNPSETLFVVDAMTGQDAANTAKAFNDALPLTGVILTKTDGDARGGAALSVRAITGKPIKFLGRGEKLDALELFHPERIAQRILGMGDVLSLVEEVEQKIDRDKAEKMAKKMQKGGDFDLEDLLTQFQQMKSMGGMAGFLDKMPGMGGSDMQKAVEDAKPEEKVREMEALINSMTPFERKNPDKINPSRKRRIAAGSGREIQDVNRLLKQHKQMAKMMKMISKPEGISKMMKSMQGLMGGGGAGGGGGGPLFGGGGQQGGVKDVNPQQMAKQMGLDPNNMPSTEEMQKQMQEMQNQAPKKFKTRF; via the coding sequence ATGTTTGATACCTTAACAGAACGCTTATCGTCGAGCCTGCGCAATATCGTCGGTACTGGGCAGTTGACCGAAGACAACATCAAAGATACCCTGCGTGAAGTGCGTATGGCGCTACTAGAAGCCGACGTCGCGCTACCCGTCACCCGTGACTTTGTGAAGCGCGTCAAAGAGCAAGCGCTTGGTGCAGAAGTGCTGAAAGAATTGGCACCGGGGCAAGCCTTTGTCAAAATCGTCCATGACGAGCTGACCGAAATGATGGGCAGCGCCAATCAGCAGCTTGAGATGACGGGTAAGCCACCAGTTGTTTATTTACTGGCGGGTTTGCAAGGGGCAGGTAAAACCACGACTGCCGGTAAATTGGCAAAGTTTTTACAAGAGCGTCATAAGAAAAAGGTGATGCTAGTATCCGCTGACGTCTATCGTCCAGCGGCGATTGCTCAGCTTGAGCAAGTGGCAGGTCAAGTGAATGCCAAGTTTGTTAATTCAAGTAGCGACGAAAACCCGATTGATATTGCCTTACGTGCTATCGAAGAAGCAAAGATTCAGTACCAAGATATTCTGATTATTGATACCGCTGGTCGTCTGGCTATCGATGAGACTATGATGGCTGAGATTAAGGCGTTAACTGCAGCGGTCAATCCGTCTGAAACGTTATTTGTCGTCGATGCGATGACGGGTCAGGATGCGGCAAATACTGCCAAAGCCTTTAATGATGCGCTGCCATTAACGGGTGTCATCTTAACCAAAACTGATGGTGATGCGCGCGGCGGTGCGGCACTTTCTGTACGCGCGATTACTGGTAAGCCGATTAAGTTTTTAGGTCGCGGTGAAAAATTAGACGCGTTAGAGCTGTTCCATCCTGAACGTATCGCTCAGCGTATTCTTGGTATGGGTGACGTCTTAAGCCTAGTCGAAGAAGTTGAACAAAAAATCGACCGTGATAAAGCCGAAAAAATGGCGAAAAAGATGCAAAAGGGCGGCGATTTCGACCTTGAGGATCTATTGACCCAATTCCAACAAATGAAAAGCATGGGCGGCATGGCAGGCTTCTTAGATAAGATGCCAGGTATGGGCGGCTCGGATATGCAAAAAGCAGTCGAAGATGCTAAGCCAGAAGAAAAAGTACGTGAGATGGAAGCGTTGATTAATTCGATGACGCCATTTGAGCGCAAAAATCCCGATAAAATTAACCCAAGTCGTAAGCGCCGTATTGCCGCAGGTTCGGGACGTGAGATTCAAGACGTCAATCGTTTGCTCAAACAACACAAGCAAATGGCAAAAATGATGAAAATGATCTCCAAGCCTGAAGGCATCAGTAAAATGATGAAGTCAATGCAAGGGTTGATGGGTGGCGGCGGTGCTGGTGGCGGCGGTGGCGGTCCTTTATTTGGTGGCGGCGGTCAGCAAGGCGGCGTCAAGGATGTGAATCCACAACAAATGGCTAAGCAGATGGGTCTGGATCCAAACAACATGCCAAGCACCGAAGAGATGCAAAAACAAATGCAGGAAATGCAGAATCAAGCGCCAAAAAAGTTTAAAACCCGTTTTTAA
- a CDS encoding cytochrome C assembly family protein, giving the protein MHFAFLLASLAYILVSAYLSWALTRDKPIHKGISLGLLMVGMLAHAALLYPYVVTLYGLNFNLFNIISLISLFFLFFYFLFCLYRPIISLGILAAPTALVGLTIGYIGRAPYQPITNISIGLEAHILLSLAAYCVLLMAAVQALFLRLQIRELKHHSIHRFWVNKLPSLQSMESLLFDMLLVGFVLLSIALGIGFIYVEDLMAQHIVHKTVFSLLSWLLFGALLVGNWRAGWRGKRAANMTIYAFLLLAIGFVGSKFVLEMLI; this is encoded by the coding sequence GTGCACTTTGCATTCTTACTTGCTAGCCTAGCCTATATCTTAGTCAGCGCTTACCTTAGTTGGGCACTGACTCGGGATAAGCCTATCCATAAAGGCATCAGTTTGGGATTATTGATGGTCGGCATGCTCGCGCATGCGGCGCTACTTTATCCTTATGTTGTGACGCTTTACGGGCTAAATTTCAATCTTTTTAATATCATCAGCCTAATCAGCTTATTCTTTTTGTTCTTCTATTTTTTATTTTGCTTGTATCGCCCTATTATCAGTCTGGGCATACTGGCAGCGCCAACAGCATTGGTAGGGTTGACAATTGGCTATATTGGCCGTGCGCCTTATCAACCCATTACAAATATCAGTATTGGGCTTGAAGCTCATATATTACTATCACTTGCCGCCTATTGTGTGCTGCTGATGGCAGCGGTGCAAGCGCTATTTTTGCGCCTACAAATACGCGAACTCAAGCACCACTCTATTCATCGGTTTTGGGTCAATAAACTACCGTCACTACAAAGTATGGAGAGTCTATTATTCGATATGTTATTGGTCGGTTTTGTCCTGCTGAGTATCGCATTGGGCATTGGCTTTATCTATGTAGAGGATTTGATGGCACAGCATATTGTGCATAAGACTGTGTTTAGCCTGCTGTCTTGGTTATTGTTTGGGGCGCTACTGGTCGGTAACTGGCGTGCTGGATGGCGGGGCAAACGTGCCGCCAATATGACTATCTATGCTTTTCTCCTATTAGCCATTGGCTTTGTGGGCAGCAAGTTTGTGTTAGAGATGCTGATATAA
- the purU gene encoding formyltetrahydrofolate deformylase, with protein sequence MSDTATITSAKNSSHKLSNNLSNKTTIDTATLLIKCRDQAGIVQAVSEFIHRYGANIITLDQYSTAHEGGQYFMRLEFALAGLSEIIENFEASFAHTVAKRHNMAWRLHDNAIKTKVGILVSKFDHALLDLLWRHQRGLLDCEITSVVSNHEDLRQSVENFGITFHHVPVTKDNKSEAEEQIHTLMAGNDLLVLARYMQILSSDFVKRWPMQVINIHHSFLPAFVGADPYRQAYDKGVKLIGATAHYVTAELDQGPIIEQDVHRVTHRQGVTELRAIGRDIERNVLARAVNWHVQNRVIVAGNKTVVFN encoded by the coding sequence ATGTCAGACACTGCAACGATTACTTCAGCAAAAAACTCATCTCATAAACTATCTAATAACCTGTCTAACAAGACGACAATCGATACTGCCACGCTATTGATTAAATGCCGTGATCAAGCCGGTATCGTGCAAGCGGTATCTGAGTTTATCCATCGTTATGGCGCTAATATCATCACTCTCGATCAGTATTCAACTGCTCATGAGGGTGGTCAATATTTTATGCGTTTAGAGTTTGCTTTAGCAGGATTGAGCGAGATTATTGAGAATTTTGAAGCCAGTTTTGCGCATACGGTAGCCAAGCGCCATAATATGGCTTGGCGTTTACATGATAATGCGATTAAGACGAAAGTTGGTATTTTAGTATCAAAGTTTGATCATGCATTGTTGGATTTGTTATGGCGGCATCAGCGAGGTTTACTTGACTGCGAGATTACCTCTGTTGTTAGTAATCACGAAGACTTACGCCAATCGGTAGAGAACTTCGGTATTACTTTCCATCATGTGCCAGTGACCAAAGACAATAAATCAGAGGCAGAAGAGCAGATTCATACGCTAATGGCAGGCAATGATTTGCTAGTGTTGGCGCGTTATATGCAGATATTATCGTCTGATTTTGTCAAGCGATGGCCGATGCAAGTCATTAATATTCACCATTCATTTTTGCCTGCATTTGTGGGAGCTGACCCTTATCGTCAGGCTTATGATAAAGGTGTGAAACTCATTGGCGCGACCGCGCATTACGTCACCGCTGAGCTTGATCAAGGCCCTATCATTGAGCAAGATGTACACCGAGTCACTCACCGTCAAGGTGTGACCGAGCTGCGCGCTATTGGTCGTGATATCGAGCGCAATGTCTTAGCACGCGCCGTGAACTGGCATGTACAAAACCGCGTGATTGTAGCGGGTAATAAAACCGTGGTTTTTAATTAG